The following coding sequences are from one Nicotiana tomentosiformis chromosome 3, ASM39032v3, whole genome shotgun sequence window:
- the LOC138907655 gene encoding uncharacterized protein, with protein MVEELKKFTGRVQSIEGSKCIGGLNYEDLCIQPDVELSEGYKPPKFEIFDGTSDPKGNLRTYCDKLVGVGKNKEICIKLFMRSRTGDALYWYISQNPKKWPNWVSMVSKFMDRFRFNTENAPDIFYIQKLKKKSTETFREYATRWRSEASKVRPVLEEEQMNKFFVRVQDPHYYERLMVIENHKF; from the coding sequence ATGGTAGAGGAACTCAAGAAATTTACAGGGAGAGTCCAGAGCATTGAAGGTAGTAAATGCATTGGAGGtctgaattatgaagatttgtgtattcagccagatgtggaactgtcggagggttacaaacctcccaagttcgaaatatTTGATGGCACTAGTGATCCGAAGGGGAATTTGAGAAcctattgtgacaagcttgtgggAGTAGGTAAGAATAAAGAAATCTGCATTAAACTGTTCATGCGAAGTCGTACAGGAGATGCCCTAtattggtatatcagtcaaaacccgaAGAAGTGGCCAAATTGGGTAAGTATGGTATCAAAAttcatggacagattcaggttcaacacagagaATGCGCCAGACATTTTCTATATCCAAAAACTCAAGAAGAAGTCGacagaaaccttccgcgagtatgctactcgttggaggtCAGAAGCCTCAAAGGTAAGGCCAGtgcttgaagaagaacaaatgaataagttctttgtTAGAGTTCAAGATCCGCATtattatgaaaggttgatggtcatcgagaatcacaagttctaA